The following DNA comes from Camelina sativa cultivar DH55 chromosome 14, Cs, whole genome shotgun sequence.
TTCTCTCACGACCACGACCGTTCGTTATGTATGAGCGACCTTTACCAACCCTTGGCTTCCAAATCCAGCCCCAAGATGATTCCTCTGCCTTCATTTCTTGCTTTGCCCACTAACCAGACCGACATTGTCTGGAACGTGGCGatgtcgtcttcttctccttctgatgAGGGCTGTGTGGTTGGTACCAAGTTCTTGGGTAGACAACTCAGTCTTTTCAGACCACATTGTGACTGGCGGCGTTGGACTAACATCGAGGTTAACCCTGTTGAAAGCTTTGTGAACTTGGAGACCTCAAATCTCATGTTTTCCAAGAGGGACCAAAGATTCTACTTGCCTGCTCATGGAGGCAACGAGCTGTACTCTTGGGATCTTCACTTGGAGAAGAACAAAAGCCCTCAGATGCATCAGTTGCTGATCCGGGACCTTCCACAGTTGGCCGAGTCTGACTGGGGACTGTTGGATGTGTGTTGCAGGACACAACATCTGGTGGAGTCAGCCTCAAGTGGCGATCGTTTTCTTATCAAATGGTACATTATGTACCTACACACTCTAATACTAAAAGTAAAGGATGACTAGTTCAATAGCTGGCTGGCTGatgttgtttgtgtgttgtgCAGGTACGCACAGGGTTACTTCTCGTCGGCTCATGGCAAGATTGAGTACTCGACCATGCGGTTCATGGTGTTTAGAGAGGTGGAGACGACACAAGGAAGATACATGTGTTACACAGAAGACATTGGAGAAATTTGCATCTTCCTTTCAGAGAGCGAGACTTTCTGCGTCGACGCCAGCTCTTGCCCCGGTCTCCAGCCTAA
Coding sequences within:
- the LOC104741508 gene encoding uncharacterized protein LOC104741508, yielding MMSRLFFGLSKLSPVNDALRHKSGRSFRLFSSSSSTPYMMLGTTLKKDLPDGSEIRDVHFFDPAKEELLTVPDKTFPEELVKSRQIGSSHGWGLFSHDHDRSLCMSDLYQPLASKSSPKMIPLPSFLALPTNQTDIVWNVAMSSSSPSDEGCVVGTKFLGRQLSLFRPHCDWRRWTNIEVNPVESFVNLETSNLMFSKRDQRFYLPAHGGNELYSWDLHLEKNKSPQMHQLLIRDLPQLAESDWGLLDVCCRTQHLVESASSGDRFLIKWYAQGYFSSAHGKIEYSTMRFMVFREVETTQGRYMCYTEDIGEICIFLSESETFCVDASSCPGLQPNSIYYIGKGFGTYNIADNTSHRFEAPKGVPTSLKPYWLPPSL